A genomic stretch from Oncorhynchus tshawytscha isolate Ot180627B linkage group LG07, Otsh_v2.0, whole genome shotgun sequence includes:
- the LOC112253723 gene encoding uncharacterized protein LOC112253723: MQRKSSFTGLLITALCAVASGLTSKKYYHVNKILTWHGAQQYCREHYTDLAFISNQEEAELVFNIKETTKVMWIGLYRDNNDPIGWKWSGGEDSEFRLWGKKEPNKGESELILVQENKTWMEALKHCRNHHTDLPSLLSETEQLQAQSKMKGAQTDHVWTGLRFHAGYWLWVNGDALEYQAGLGTGGKLPQCPGSYHCGTLAKEEEYWGIRDCEEMMNFLCYRK, from the exons ATGCAGAGGAAGAGCAGCTTCACTGGGCTCCTCATCACTGCTCTGTGTGCAGTGGCCTCTGGGCTGACCAGCAAAAAGTACTACCATGTGAATAAAATATTGACCTGGCACGGTGCTCAACAGTATTGCCGAGAGCACTACACTGACCTGGCATTCATCAGCAACCAGGAAGAGGCAGAGCTGGTCTTCAACATTAAAGAAACGACCAAGGTGATGTGGATTGGTCTGTACAGAGATAACAATGACCCAATTGGGTGGAAGTGGTCAGGAGGGGAGGACTCAGAGTTCAGGCTTTGGGGAAAGAAAGAACCAAACAAAG GGGAGAGTGAGCTGATCCTGGTTCAGGAGAATAAGACGTGGATGGAGGCTCTGAAGCACTGCAGGAATCACCACACAGACCTCCCCAGCCTACTCTCTGAGACAGAGCAGCTCCAGGCCCAGAGCAAGATGAAGGGGGCCCAGACGGACCACGTGTGGACGGGCCTGCGCTTCCATGCCGGCTACTGGCTGTGGGTGAACGGGGATGCTCTGGAGTACCAGGCCGGGTTAGGGACCGGGGGAAAGCTGCCCCAGTGCCCAGGCAGTTACCACTGTGGGACCCTGGCCAAAGAAGAAGAGTACTGGGGAATTAGGGACTGTGAGGAGATGATGAACTTCCTCTGCTACAGAAAGTGA